A part of Vulcanisaeta moutnovskia 768-28 genomic DNA contains:
- a CDS encoding nitrite/sulfite reductase encodes MLGTRGDIEIFKVDFRLFDEVVTRLKEAGLDPRDSCGNSVRNPIPCTSQFCPYAHVNAEVLSTFIGDYFRYKSEYEQPSLPHRIKISISACERACAVPVAQDIGIVAKSNGKFDIYLGGGIGEHAFSAKLAFTDVDAEDLLPICMGVAEVFRRSGERRGFKWVVKLRGLDKAKEEVLAIAREVKPKLPKPPDPTPRFIKSRIVKIPYPTGWVAADELIRLANVADRYGFGYVLLFNNQSIYIPIREEVDRIEELSNYEVRDPGPMYPDGPTTVACLGNELCPPGLIDTTGLGHKIHIHLSKLNEPIRVGISGCTHDCGMSWIADIGLEPFGSKTRILITMGGSPTALGFVIGTVDPGDAELAVQVLLDMYRRSGVRGVRNFVVKVGVDAIRSELTRLVSSFRSPDKDINIVFGPD; translated from the coding sequence ATGCTTGGAACGAGGGGTGATATTGAGATTTTCAAGGTCGACTTTAGGCTCTTTGATGAGGTTGTGACTAGGCTTAAGGAGGCTGGTCTCGATCCCAGGGATTCCTGCGGTAACTCTGTTAGGAATCCAATACCATGCACGTCGCAGTTCTGCCCATATGCTCATGTTAATGCTGAGGTTTTGTCGACATTCATAGGTGATTACTTTAGGTATAAAAGTGAGTATGAGCAACCATCGCTTCCGCACAGGATTAAGATATCAATATCAGCATGCGAGAGGGCGTGCGCGGTGCCCGTGGCTCAGGATATTGGTATTGTGGCTAAGTCCAATGGTAAGTTCGACATTTACCTGGGTGGTGGTATTGGTGAGCATGCATTCAGTGCCAAGTTGGCTTTTACTGACGTCGATGCTGAGGATTTACTTCCAATCTGCATGGGCGTCGCCGAGGTCTTTAGGAGGTCTGGCGAGAGGAGGGGGTTTAAGTGGGTTGTTAAGTTGCGTGGTCTTGATAAGGCTAAGGAGGAGGTATTGGCAATAGCCAGGGAGGTAAAGCCTAAACTACCCAAGCCACCTGATCCAACGCCCAGGTTCATTAAATCAAGGATTGTAAAGATTCCATACCCAACCGGCTGGGTTGCCGCCGATGAATTAATTAGGTTGGCCAATGTGGCTGATAGGTATGGGTTTGGCTATGTATTGCTATTCAATAATCAAAGCATATACATACCAATCCGTGAGGAGGTTGATAGGATTGAGGAATTGAGCAATTACGAGGTCAGGGATCCAGGGCCCATGTACCCTGATGGACCAACAACAGTTGCATGCCTAGGTAATGAATTATGCCCACCAGGCCTAATAGACACCACCGGGCTCGGCCACAAAATACATATTCACTTAAGTAAGTTGAATGAGCCAATTAGGGTTGGAATTAGCGGTTGTACCCACGACTGCGGTATGTCGTGGATCGCGGATATAGGCCTTGAACCATTCGGTTCAAAGACGAGGATATTAATAACGATGGGTGGTTCACCGACCGCGTTGGGCTTCGTCATCGGCACTGTCGATCCAGGCGATGCAGAGCTCGCAGTACAAGTACTTCTTGACATGTATAGGAGGTCTGGTGTTCGTGGGGTTAGGAATTTCGTGGTCAAGGTCGGTGTTGATGCCATAAGGAGTGAGTTAACTAGGCTTGTGTCCTCGTTCAGGTCGCCGGATAAGGACATAAACATAGTCTTTGGGCCCGACTGA
- a CDS encoding radical SAM protein, giving the protein MDLIKRLEFKEKLRNKLENELSPESIERARKDPHARRYPRPCGMTIHTGIGCAYSCTYCYIYNMGFPHKAQPYPLSGKELLYALTLNPYVVLGPGGTMFAMGSVTEPFLPETRDRALEYIEVLGSLGNPLQVSSKSVLNDEYITKIKEYAPHISFLETVVCIRDCRKIEPLAPDPMNRLEFMGRLVKAGINVGLFMRPIIPGITDRDAKEILELAREVGVKTVVLGTLRITKNIYTRLRSIGINLDDRLPTSRLGREQVPIRARDLKDWIAGKAREMGFRVYEAACGANIEAAGLGCWACRWGPCGDLSKLPNVDARDVNEFLKYLGYSGSVEQLGDRRIVVRLDSGDGRRVEALLRELLRREVIIKGRSRPHCASTSACGDYD; this is encoded by the coding sequence ATGGACCTAATTAAGCGCCTGGAATTTAAGGAAAAACTAAGGAATAAACTAGAGAACGAATTAAGCCCTGAATCAATCGAGAGGGCTAGGAAGGATCCACATGCGAGGAGATACCCGAGGCCGTGCGGTATGACGATACACACGGGGATTGGATGCGCATACTCATGTACCTATTGTTATATCTACAATATGGGATTTCCACATAAAGCACAGCCATACCCACTAAGTGGCAAAGAGCTGCTCTATGCATTGACGCTTAATCCGTACGTGGTTCTTGGACCTGGCGGTACAATGTTTGCCATGGGTTCGGTAACCGAGCCTTTCCTACCCGAGACTAGGGATAGGGCTCTCGAGTATATCGAGGTTCTCGGTTCACTCGGTAATCCGCTGCAGGTTAGTAGCAAGTCCGTACTTAATGATGAGTATATAACCAAGATTAAGGAGTACGCACCGCACATCAGCTTCCTCGAGACCGTGGTGTGCATAAGGGATTGCAGGAAGATAGAGCCACTGGCTCCAGACCCAATGAACAGGCTTGAATTCATGGGTAGGCTCGTCAAGGCTGGTATTAACGTGGGCCTATTTATGAGGCCTATAATACCTGGGATTACTGATAGGGACGCTAAGGAGATCCTTGAGTTAGCGAGGGAGGTTGGTGTTAAGACTGTGGTACTAGGTACTTTAAGGATCACTAAAAATATATACACTAGGCTTAGGAGCATCGGCATTAATCTCGATGATAGGCTGCCAACGAGTAGGTTGGGTAGGGAGCAGGTTCCGATAAGGGCTAGGGATCTTAAGGATTGGATAGCCGGGAAAGCCCGTGAAATGGGGTTTAGGGTTTACGAGGCGGCTTGTGGGGCTAATATCGAGGCTGCTGGCCTTGGTTGTTGGGCCTGTAGGTGGGGTCCGTGTGGTGATTTAAGTAAGTTACCTAATGTTGATGCTAGAGATGTTAATGAGTTCCTGAAGTACCTTGGTTATTCAGGTAGTGTTGAGCAATTGGGTGATAGGAGGATTGTTGTTAGGCTCGATAGTGGTGATGGACGTAGGGTTGAGGCATTACTTAGGGAGCTGCTTAGGCGTGAGGTAATTATCAAGGGTCGCTCAAGGCCTCATTGTGCGTCTACTAGTGCGTGCGGCGATTATGACTAA
- a CDS encoding AAA family ATPase, which yields MLFSIEPKSRREDLYDFNHELEVLVKFLRGSRLTLVTGLRRTGKTSLMRVALNEADIDYIYLDVRFSVYTSYRDVLDLFVKALNDLLRRESSIIDKIINALKGIEGLKISLNPPEIAVKFRGKPRVSITDLLTRLNDVGELVVIAVDEAQELRKVNWLRFDRLFAYVFDNLTNIRLVLSGSQVGLLYSFLGLHDPKAPLFGRAYMEVKTRKLSPDESMDFLERGFNQLGINCPKDALERAVETFDGIIGWLTYFGYTYAMRGSADFDEIMKDAVQLALSELRNLVTLLRSSRYSVILRALARESMPWRLIKRRLEDYEGKEINAATISELLNNLVNLGIIEKVDDYYRISDPVYRLAAEYL from the coding sequence ATGTTGTTTAGCATTGAGCCTAAAAGTAGAAGGGAGGATCTCTATGATTTTAATCATGAATTAGAGGTGCTCGTAAAATTCCTGAGAGGATCAAGATTAACGCTAGTCACGGGCCTTAGGAGGACCGGTAAGACCTCGTTGATGAGGGTTGCGCTTAATGAGGCTGATATTGACTACATATACCTTGATGTTAGGTTTAGTGTGTATACGAGCTATCGTGACGTGCTTGACCTATTCGTGAAGGCCCTTAACGATCTTCTACGTAGGGAATCCTCAATTATTGATAAGATAATCAATGCCCTTAAGGGCATTGAGGGTTTGAAGATATCCCTTAATCCGCCTGAAATAGCCGTCAAATTTAGAGGTAAGCCGCGAGTTAGTATTACCGATCTGCTCACTAGGCTAAATGATGTTGGTGAGCTCGTGGTAATCGCGGTTGACGAGGCGCAGGAGTTGAGGAAGGTTAATTGGCTTAGGTTCGATAGGCTGTTTGCCTACGTCTTCGACAACCTAACGAATATAAGGCTCGTCCTATCAGGTTCGCAGGTCGGTCTTCTTTATAGCTTTCTCGGGCTTCACGACCCTAAGGCACCACTTTTTGGTAGGGCCTACATGGAGGTTAAGACGAGAAAATTAAGTCCGGATGAGTCGATGGACTTCCTCGAACGCGGTTTCAACCAATTAGGCATCAACTGTCCTAAGGATGCCTTAGAGAGGGCTGTGGAAACGTTTGATGGGATTATCGGCTGGTTAACGTATTTCGGCTACACATACGCAATGAGAGGCTCTGCAGACTTTGACGAGATAATGAAGGACGCTGTTCAACTGGCGCTAAGTGAGTTACGGAACTTAGTAACCTTACTCAGGAGTAGTAGGTACTCGGTAATACTAAGGGCACTGGCTAGGGAGTCGATGCCATGGAGATTGATTAAGCGTAGGCTTGAGGATTATGAGGGTAAAGAAATAAATGCTGCAACGATCTCCGAATTGCTAAACAACCTAGTGAACCTAGGCATTATTGAGAAGGTGGATGATTACTACAGGATTTCCGACCCAGTATACAGACTCGCTGCCGAGTACCTGTAA
- a CDS encoding SDR family oxidoreductase — MIALITGVSSSPGYKTAISLVNKYEVVGTYNEHSINVPGITMVKADLTRDSVRVINDYKPDVVIHMAAIGNVDQCEEQLELCYRVNVAASRELLTAAYRVGAAIYYLSTDYVFDGERGMYSEDDAPRPVNYYGLTKLLAEEITRALGGSIVRVAWIYGTGPGRPNFGKTVVEKLMRGEVVTAITDQWSSPTLNTIIGEAFAKLLDIKFNGVIHVVGPRLSRYEFARAIARYFGFSEELIKPIRLIDVNYRARRPRDSSLNNRKAVELLGIPLNDINYALSIFKKELESEKAIVKP, encoded by the coding sequence ATGATTGCGTTAATTACTGGTGTTAGTTCGTCACCGGGTTATAAGACTGCCATTAGCCTAGTCAATAAGTATGAGGTTGTTGGTACTTATAATGAGCATTCAATTAATGTACCTGGCATCACCATGGTTAAGGCGGACCTAACGAGAGATTCTGTGAGGGTAATTAATGATTATAAACCTGACGTGGTTATCCACATGGCTGCAATAGGCAATGTTGATCAGTGCGAGGAACAATTGGAACTTTGCTACAGAGTTAATGTGGCGGCAAGTAGGGAATTGCTCACGGCTGCCTATAGGGTTGGCGCCGCCATTTATTACCTATCCACGGACTACGTATTCGATGGTGAGAGGGGCATGTACTCGGAGGATGATGCGCCAAGGCCCGTTAATTACTACGGATTAACGAAGCTCCTCGCGGAGGAAATCACGAGAGCCCTAGGCGGCTCCATAGTCAGGGTTGCCTGGATCTACGGCACTGGGCCTGGAAGGCCGAACTTCGGCAAGACCGTAGTTGAGAAGTTAATGAGAGGTGAGGTGGTCACGGCAATAACTGATCAATGGTCATCACCCACATTGAATACGATAATTGGTGAGGCCTTCGCAAAGCTGCTTGATATTAAATTCAATGGTGTGATACACGTGGTTGGGCCAAGACTGAGCAGGTACGAATTCGCAAGAGCCATAGCTAGGTACTTTGGGTTTAGTGAGGAATTGATAAAGCCAATAAGGCTCATTGACGTAAATTACAGGGCTAGAAGACCCAGAGACAGTAGCCTAAACAACAGGAAAGCGGTTGAGTTGTTAGGAATACCACTTAACGACATAAACTACGCATTATCAATATTCAAGAAGGAACTGGAGTCTGAAAAAGCTATAGTGAAGCCGTGA